The following are encoded together in the uncultured Sphaerochaeta sp. genome:
- a CDS encoding ABC transporter ATP-binding protein, translating to MSLLEVQNLKVCYGGIVALNGISFSVQEGQIVTLIGANGAGKSTTLRSIMGLVPVTSGTITYNGEKLNGMDTRKIVERGLVLVPEGRRVFANLTTLENLKIGGYLQDKTEEQQNLERVYDLFPRLKERHWQLAGTLSGGEQQMLAVGRALMASPKMIMMDEPSLGLAPLVVRDIFTIIKRVNEAGVTVLLIEQNANVALRTAHEGYVMETGNITLSGPGMTLLENEDIKYAYLGKSK from the coding sequence ATGAGTTTGCTTGAAGTACAGAATCTGAAGGTGTGTTATGGTGGTATCGTAGCGCTCAACGGTATTTCTTTCTCTGTCCAAGAAGGTCAAATAGTAACCCTCATAGGTGCAAATGGTGCGGGTAAATCTACAACCTTGCGCTCCATCATGGGTCTGGTGCCTGTCACCAGTGGAACCATTACCTATAATGGGGAAAAGCTCAATGGTATGGATACCCGTAAGATTGTTGAGCGAGGATTGGTTCTCGTACCCGAAGGTAGGCGCGTATTTGCCAATCTGACTACGTTGGAAAATTTAAAGATCGGTGGGTACTTGCAGGATAAAACAGAGGAACAACAAAACCTCGAACGGGTATATGATTTGTTTCCCAGACTCAAGGAACGGCATTGGCAACTTGCTGGAACGCTATCGGGAGGTGAGCAACAAATGCTTGCTGTGGGAAGAGCCCTGATGGCAAGTCCCAAGATGATCATGATGGACGAGCCCTCGCTTGGACTTGCGCCACTGGTGGTAAGGGACATATTTACCATCATTAAACGTGTAAATGAAGCGGGTGTAACAGTATTGCTCATTGAACAGAATGCGAATGTGGCACTTCGTACAGCCCATGAAGGCTATGTTATGGAGACAGGAAATATAACTTTGTCAGGACCTGGTATGACACTCCTGGAGAATGAAGATATCAAGTATGCTTATCTGGGTAAATCAAAGTGA
- a CDS encoding ABC transporter ATP-binding protein, whose protein sequence is MNDVVLRTEHITMQFGGVVAVDDLSIEIQKERITALIGPNGAGKTTAFNVITGGYQPTNGRVVFEDMVIGENFPRGKMKKIYNGTYKTPYAEQVVNTPDKITRLGMARTFQNIRLFKDLTVFENVLIAKHCHINAGLLRSTFRLNRSEELKMHQDTEKLLDRVGLLSNRDEISSSLPYGKQRRLEIARALATGPKLLLLDEPAAGMNPKETEMLSAFIKEIQDSFNLTVFLIEHHMNLVMEISDHIYVLDYGKMIAEGNATEIQNNPKVIKAYLGDEEI, encoded by the coding sequence ATGAACGATGTGGTCTTGAGGACTGAACATATAACGATGCAATTTGGTGGTGTTGTGGCTGTTGATGATCTCTCTATTGAAATCCAGAAAGAGAGGATCACCGCGCTCATCGGACCCAATGGAGCAGGAAAGACTACCGCTTTCAACGTAATAACAGGAGGCTATCAACCTACGAATGGAAGGGTGGTTTTTGAAGATATGGTTATCGGAGAGAACTTTCCCCGTGGTAAGATGAAAAAGATTTACAACGGGACGTACAAGACCCCATATGCAGAGCAAGTGGTGAATACACCTGATAAGATAACACGTCTTGGTATGGCTCGCACATTTCAGAATATTCGATTGTTCAAGGACCTTACGGTCTTTGAGAATGTACTGATCGCCAAGCACTGCCATATCAATGCAGGCTTGTTGCGTTCAACGTTCAGGCTGAATAGATCTGAAGAGTTGAAAATGCATCAGGATACAGAAAAGCTTCTGGATAGGGTGGGGTTACTGTCCAATCGTGACGAGATTTCTTCATCTCTACCCTATGGGAAACAGCGAAGGCTGGAGATTGCCAGGGCACTGGCAACCGGGCCCAAGTTATTGTTGCTTGATGAACCTGCTGCAGGCATGAATCCAAAAGAAACGGAGATGCTTTCAGCCTTCATCAAGGAGATACAGGATTCGTTCAACCTTACTGTTTTTCTTATCGAGCATCATATGAACTTGGTCATGGAGATTTCAGACCATATCTATGTATTGGATTACGGGAAGATGATTGCTGAGGGAAATGCCACTGAAATCCAGAACAATCCCAAGGTTATCAAGGCCTATCTGGGGGATGAAGAGATATGA
- a CDS encoding branched-chain amino acid ABC transporter permease yields the protein MMKIRRNQILTLVTLVLITLFLYWLDAHRMQNGMLVSVLTKAVILSLVAVSMNLLNGFTGLFSLGQAGFMSIGAYTTAILLIPVKNLDGVYYMNGVHPAIRALKELMAASPTSLQIIYPFIALLLGGLLAAFAAALVGIAVLRLKSDYLAIATLGLSEIVRAIFSSPQFDQITNGSYGLNKIPNFPAMLWGLVPSLITPFIIVAFCIVFMVMLIKSSYGRAFKAIREDEIAAEAMGINLFKHKEMSFIISSFFSAIAGGLLAMYMRSIEAKTFSITLTYDILLIVVIGGIGSVSGSILSAFLVTAAKEWWLRFFDQPLVIGGWQVPLFKTGFRMVIFSFLLMMVVLIYRRGLMGSNEFSWDRLFSRFSKKARTGGNLK from the coding sequence ATGATGAAAATTCGTCGGAACCAGATACTTACATTGGTAACATTGGTGCTCATAACACTATTTTTATACTGGCTGGATGCACACCGAATGCAGAATGGGATGTTGGTCTCAGTTCTTACTAAAGCTGTGATTCTCTCTCTTGTTGCTGTTTCCATGAACCTTCTCAATGGATTTACCGGTTTGTTCAGCCTGGGGCAGGCAGGATTCATGTCCATTGGTGCGTATACAACGGCAATACTCTTGATTCCTGTAAAGAATCTTGATGGGGTTTATTACATGAATGGGGTACATCCTGCGATCAGGGCATTAAAGGAACTGATGGCTGCAAGCCCTACTTCCTTGCAGATTATCTACCCATTCATCGCGTTGTTGCTGGGCGGACTCTTGGCTGCATTTGCTGCAGCACTGGTGGGAATTGCCGTGCTGAGATTGAAAAGTGATTATCTGGCAATAGCAACCCTTGGGCTGTCTGAGATTGTAAGGGCGATTTTTTCGTCACCACAGTTTGACCAGATAACAAACGGATCCTACGGATTGAATAAGATTCCCAATTTTCCCGCCATGCTCTGGGGGCTCGTCCCTTCCTTGATCACACCCTTCATTATTGTAGCTTTTTGTATAGTATTTATGGTAATGCTTATTAAGTCCTCATATGGACGTGCTTTCAAAGCCATCAGGGAGGATGAGATTGCTGCAGAAGCAATGGGTATAAACCTATTCAAGCATAAGGAGATGAGCTTTATTATCAGTTCATTCTTTTCTGCTATAGCTGGGGGGCTTCTGGCGATGTATATGCGTTCCATAGAAGCCAAGACGTTCTCGATTACTTTAACTTACGACATTTTGCTCATTGTGGTGATAGGGGGTATCGGGAGTGTTTCTGGTTCAATACTCAGTGCCTTCCTGGTAACCGCGGCCAAAGAGTGGTGGTTGCGCTTCTTTGACCAACCGCTGGTCATTGGTGGATGGCAGGTTCCTCTGTTTAAAACTGGCTTTAGAATGGTGATATTCTCCTTCTTGTTGATGATGGTAGTGCTTATCTATCGCAGGGGATTGATGGGTTCCAATGAGTTTAGTTGGGATCGTCTGTTTTCCAGGTTCAGCAAGAAAGCACGTACTGGAGGGAATTTAAAATGA